Proteins encoded in a region of the Panthera uncia isolate 11264 chromosome B2 unlocalized genomic scaffold, Puncia_PCG_1.0 HiC_scaffold_24, whole genome shotgun sequence genome:
- the MDC1 gene encoding mediator of DNA damage checkpoint protein 1 isoform X1: MEDTQAINWEVEEEEEKEIPSESLGCSLEPVGRLHIFSSAHGPEKDFPLYLGKNMVGRMPDCSVTLPFSSISKQHAVIEILAWDKAPVLQDCGSLNGTQVLRPPKVLSPGVSHRLRDQELILFADLPCQYHRLNVPLPFVSRGPLTIEETPRVQGRTQPQGLLLAEDSEEEVDSPSERCVVKEPRTCPLAAVVPESDEEGPSPAPDGPGPPFVFNLDSDTDEEESQHPASGEASSTARGGSTTETKQSTAMATEIQLEKNQCSVKERNNDTEVERDARNGVVSLGVILERNQPTGEDSDTDVDDESRPPGRPAVVHLERAQPSDFIDSDTDVEEEEIPATPAVDPMKKRQIFHGISTESPRTHALVHLQESPTGNDTDVGEGEIQLAVPLERSQASVVIDSNTDGEKEVLAALALAHLKESRATTWNRDTDLEEDRAQPVALLEQNQTSTGRDSDTDMEEEGLPMEKRGTVFKGHTDQAYSENRQPPPQNSDLGVDKDKSSLGVHLERSQASATVDINIQVKEKVPPGSAVILVEKHQVPVVWTDQTDVEVEEGQAKLPVMHLEEAQPPSGDCETGVEGISLAASVVADIRKSQLPAEEDAGAKRAVTVLEHKRDLEARAQGGSLVSQVEQDHLPVSREDINDLVVTGTSGKSIQPQREGTQTSIEREREPHMDRTQDSGDNHGDSEDLDLQATQCFVERDNQNLEAQSMEDEATQAFLVTLPQEPGPSCRSFQDTGTLDEPWEVLATQPFCPRESEAPEPEPIVAPLDAHGSCLSTPWTIPQGQNPGSPVHIEPLGIQDKGMQTMEKDMGIPREAAEGVAPERGPLDRETENLPSGEQEDVIGEEELTRGIQVLARDTQGQESDQKVKIASIKRNMESLNIEIEITREIQEKEIEKQILAREIFERETEKLVLEREGEPNGLGVEVPEVILERGPQRGETEKGSQDQEGQASSPTLELETGTGGHQGLASASVASGSQSGGGEGVPMNPRRQQRGHLTCEVPPAEKAFGGDQESTDACQPPAVPEASAPHQNPLLFQSQKHPVPQPFCSSSPSSLEPIPRTRQNRNQKVPETPLPKPKVRLRGSSRKTPSPVSSVALEPHTAIPTDQPLSAEPTSQVTRGRRRRSSVKTPELVVPTAPELQPSISKDQPVTPEPTSRITRGRTQRFSVKAPELVVPTAPDVEPSTSKDQSVTPELISQDRTHKFVKTPEPVISTASQLQPSTSKGQFVITESVSGATQGRARRSCVKTPKAIVPTAPEPQPSTSKDQPITPEPTSRVTRGRTRGSSVKIPPESTVPTAPELQPTTSKDQSVLTEPTSGATHSTIPRSSVKIPELVVPTAPEVQSSIPTDQSVTPKPTSQRRTSRSFVKTHEPTVPTAPELQPTTPKGQSVTPKRKSQGRTPRSSSKTPKPVVPTVPELQASTPTDEPVTPKLTPRATRGRTQRSSVKTPEPVVPTASELQPSISTDQPVTPEPTFRATRGRIHRSSVKIPQPIESIASDLESLNPIDQLVTPKAIAEGGQGKTLRSTVSAVPVLTTPESQNPDPIGQPVPPEPIPQANCSSKRRATRKHGSFTAPIVHEPHSAPPEPNSRSSKNQRRAVRAVESLRTIPEPALAQLPEAPTHATQIQKVEAAGRSEFTPEPQSKPSQSRKRPLATVDSPPLQKRLQQKTVSLHKEEEDSAESPRKDKVAVIPGPGKRKRDQTEEEPRGIPSRSLRRVKPNQESTAPKVLFTGVVDARGERAVLALGGSLASSVAEASHLVTDRVRRTVKFLCALGRGIPILSLDWLHQSRKAGCFLPPDEYVVADPEQEKNFGFSLRDALSRARERRLLEGYEIHVTPGVQPPPPQMGEIISCCGGTVLPSMPRSYKPQRVVITCSQDFSRCSIPFRVGLPILSPEFLLTGVLKQEAKPEAFILSTLEMSSS, translated from the exons ATGGAAGACACCCAAGCTATTAACTGGGAGgttgaggaagaggaggagaaagagatacCCAGTGAATCCTTGGGGTGTAGCTTGGAGCCCGTAGGACGACTGCATATCTTCAGTAGTGCCCATGGACCAGAAAAAG ATTTCCCTCTGTATCTCGGGAAGAATATGGTAGGCCGAATGCCTGATTGCTCTGTGACCCTGCCCTTTTCATCCATCTCCAAACAACATGCAGTGATTGAAATCTTGGCCTGGGACAAGGCACCTGTCCTTCAAGATTGTGGCAGCCTCAATGGTACTCAAGTCCTAAGGCCTCCTAAGGTCCTAAGCCCAGGGGTGAGTCATCGGCTGAGGGACCAGGAGTTGATTCTCTTTGCTGACTTGCCCTGCCAGTACCATCGCCTGAATGTTCCCCTGCCCTTTGTTTCCCGGGGCCCTCTAACTATAGAAGAGACACCCAGGGTACAGGGACGAACTCAACCCCAGGGACTCCTGTTGGCTGAGGACTCAGAGGAGGAAGTAG ATTCTCCTTCAGAAAGGTGTGTGGTGAAAGAACCAAGAACCTGCCCTCTAGCTGCAGTGGTTCCAGAGAG TGATGAAGAGGGGCCTTCCCCTGCCCCAGATGGCCCTGGGCCACCTTTTGTATTCAACCTGGACAGTGACACAGATGAGGAAGAAAGTCAACATCCAGCATCAGGAGAGGCCTCCTCAACTGCCAGAGGAGGCTCCACTACAGAGACAAAACAGTCTACAGCTATGGCAACTGAAATCCAGCTTGAAAAGAATCAGTGTTCagtaaaagagagaaacaatgaCACAGAAGTTGAAAGGGATGCAAGGAATGGGGTGGTTTCACTTGGGGTGATACTGGAGAGGAACCAACCTACTGGGGAAGACAGTGACACAGATGTGGATGATGAGAGCAGGCCTCCAGGAAGGCCTGCTGTGGTCCATTTGGAAAGGGCTCAGCCTTCTGACTTCATAGACAGTGATACTGATGTGGAAGAAGAAGAGATCCCTGCAACCCCAGCTGTAGATCCTATGAAGAAGAGGCAAATCTTCCATGGAATTAGTACAGAGAGTCCTCGGACACATGCCTTGGTACATCTACAGGAGAGCCCAACTGGTAATGATACAGATGTGGGGGAAGGTGAGATCCAGCTGGCAGTCCCTCTAGAGAGAAGCCAAGCCTCTGTGGTGATTGACAGCAATACAGATGGTGAGAAAGAAGTCTTAGCAGCACTCGCTTTGGCACATCTGAAAGAGAGCCGAGCCACTACATGGAACAGAGATACAGATTTGGAAGAGGACAGGGCCCAACCTGTGGCCCTTCTGGAGCAAAACCAAACCTCTACTGGGAGAGACAGCGACACAGAcatggaggaggaggggctcCCAATGGAAAAGAGAGGAACTGTTTTCAAGGGTCACACAGACCAGGCATATTCAGAAAACAGGCAACCTCCTCCCCAAAACAGTGATCTAGGGGTGGACAAAGATAAGAGCTCACTTGGGGTCCATCTGGAGAGAAGCCAAGCCTCTGCCACAGTGGACATCAACATACAAGTGAAGGAGAAAGTCCCACCAGGGTCAGCTGTTATACTTGTGGAGAAGCATCAGGTGCCTGTGGTATGGACAGATCAAACAGATGTGGAAGTAGAAGAGGGCCAAGCAAAGCTGCCTGTGATGCATCTAGAGGAAGCCCAACCTCCATCTGGGGACTGTGAGACAGGTGTGGAGGGCATATCCTTAGCAGCTTCAGTGGTGGCAGATATAAGAAAGAGCCAGCTTCCAGCAGAAGAGGATGCTGGGGCAAAGAGGGCTGTAACTGTTCTTGAGCACAAGAGAGATCTTGAGGCGAGGGCCCAGGGTGGGTCACTTGTGTCACAGGTGGAGCAGGATCACCTCCCTGTCTCGAGGGAGGACATTAATGATCTGGTGGTCACAGGCACTTCAGGGAAATCCATCcagccacagagagagggaacccAGACCTccatagaaagggagagagaaccacATATGGACAGGACCCAGGACTCTGGAGACAACCACGGTG ATTCTGAAGACCTGGACCTACAGGCTACTCAGTGCTTTGTGGAGAGAGACAATCAGAATCTGGAAG CCCAGAGCATGGAggatgaagccacccaggcgtttcTGGTTACTCTACCCCAAGAGCCTGGTCCTTCCTGCCGTAGCTTCCAGGATACAG gtACCTTGGATGAGCCGTGGGAGGTCTTGGCAACACAGCCATTCTGTCCGAGAGAGTCTGAGGCCCCTGAGCCCGAGCCCATTGTTGCTCCTCTTGATGCCCATGGATCCTGCCTCTCTACACCTTGGACAATACCACAAGGCCAAAATCCAGGAAGCCCAGTTCACATAGAGCCATTGGGGATTCAGGACAAAGGGATGCAGACTATGGAGAAAGACATGGGGATACCAAGAGAAGCAGCAGAGGGGGTGGCCCCTGAGAGAGGACCATTGGACAGGGAAACTGAGAACCTGCCATCAGGAGAACAAGAAGATGTGATAGGAGAAGAAGAGTTAACCAGAGGGATACAGGTGTTAGCTAGAGATACTCAAGGACAAGAGTCTGACCAAAAGGTGAAAATTGcaagtattaaaagaaatatggagAGTTTGAACATAGAAATTGAGATAACCAGGGAAATacaagagaaagagatagaaaagcAGATTCTTGCAAgagaaatatttgagagagaaacagagaaactagtactagagagagagggtgagccaAATGGATTAGGAGTTGAGGTACCGGAAGTAATACTGGAGAGAGGCCCACAGAGAGGGGAGACTGAGAAAGGGAGCCAGGACCAGGAAGGGCAAGCCTCCAGTCCAACACTAGAGCTTGAAACAGGGACAGGCGGTCATCAGGGACTTGCTTCAGCCTCAGTAGCTTCTGGGAGCCAGtcaggtggaggagagggagtcCCAATGAACCCCAGGAGGCAGCAGAGAG GCCACTTGACTTGTGAGGTGCCACCTGCTGAGAAGGCCTTCGGG GGTGATCAGGAATCCACAGATGCTTGTCAGCCTCCTGCAGTACCTGAAGCTTCAGCCCCACACCAAAACCCCCTCCTCTTTCAGAGTCAAAAACATCCTGTGCCTCAGCCCTTCTGTTCTTCCTCTCCATCTTCTTTAGAGCCCATTCCCAGGACCAGGCAAAACAGGAATCAAAAAGTTCCAGAGACTCCCTTGCCAAAACCCAAAGTCAGGCTCCGAGGGTCCTCCAGGAAGACACCCTCTCCAGTTTCTTCTGTAGCCCTTGAACCTCATACTGCCATTCCCACAGACCAACCCCTCAGTGCTGAGCCCACATCTCAGGTCACTCGGGGCAGGAGACGTAGGTCCTCTGTGAAGACCCCTGAACTGGTTGTCCCCACAGCCCCTGAGCTCCAGCCTTCCATTTCCAAAGACCAGCCTGTCACCCCTGAGCCCACATCGCGGATCACTCGGGGTAGGACACAAAGGTTCTCTGTCAAGGCCCCTGAACTAGTTGTCCCTACAGCCCCTGATGTTGAGCCTTCCACCTCTAAAGACCAGTCTGTCACTCCTGAGCTCATATCTCAGGACAGGACACATAAATTTGTAAAAACCCCTGAACCGGTTATTTCCACAGCCTCTCAGCTCCAGCCTTCCACCTCCAAAGGCCAGTTTGTCATCACTGAGTCTGTATCTGGGGCTACTCAGGGCAGGGCACGTAGGTCTTGTGTCAAGACTCCCAAAGCAATTGTCCCCACAGCCCCTGAGCCCCAGCCTTCTACTTCCAAAGACCAGCCTATCACCCCTGAGCCCACATCTCGAGTCACTCGAGGCAGGACACGTGGGTCCTCTGTCAAGATCCCTCCTGAATCAACTGTCCCCACGGCCCCTGAACTCCAGCCTACCACCTCCAAAGACCAGTCTGTCCTCACTGAGCCCACATCTGGGGCCACTCATAGCACGATACCTAGGTCTTCTGTCAAGATTCCTGAGCTAGTTGTCCCAACAGCTCCTGAAGTCCAGTCTTCCATCCCCACAGACCAGTCTGTCACCCCCAAACCCACATCTCAGCGCAGGACATCCAGGTCTTTTGTCAAGACCCATGAACCAACTGTTCCCACAGCCCCTGAGCTCCAGCCTACCACCCCCAAAGGCCAGTCTGTCACCCCCAAACGTAAATCTCAGGGCAGGACACCCAGGTCTTCTAGCAAGACCCCCAAACCAGTTGTCCCCACAGTCCCTGAGCTCCAGGCTTCCACCCCCACAGACGAGCCTGTCACTCCCAAACTCACACCTCGGGCCACTCGGGGCAGGACACAAAGGTCCTCAGTCAAGACCCCTGAGCCAGTTGTCCCCACAGCCTCTGAGCTCCAGCCTTCCATCTCCACAGATCAGCCTGTCACCCCTGAGCCTACATTTCGGGCCACTCGGGGAAGGATACATAGGTCCTCTGTCAAGATCCCCCAACCAATTGAATCTATAGCCTCTGACCTTGAATCTCTCAACCCCATAGATCAACTGGTCACCCCTAAGGCTATAGCTGAGGGTGGTCAGGGTAAGACACTAAGGTCTACAGTAAGTGCTGTGCCAGTTCTTACCACCCCTGAGTCCCAGAATCCTGACCCCATAGGCCAGCCTGTTCCCCCTGAGCCCATCCCTCAAGCCAACTGCAGCAGTAAGCGGAGGGCCACAAGGAAGCATGGGTCCTTCACAGCTCCCATTGTCCATGAGCCCCACTCTGCACCCCCTGAACCTAACTCTCGATCCTCAAAGAACCAAAGACGAGCAGTGAGAGCAGTGGAGTCTCTTAGGACCATTCCCGAGCCTGCTCTTGCCCAGCTTCCTGAGGCCCCCACTCATGCTACCCAGATCCAAAAGGTAGAGGCAGCAGGCAGATCTGAGTTCACCCCAGAGCCCCAGTCTAAGCCCTCTCAGAGCCGCAAGAGGCCTTTGGCTACTGTGGATTCACCCCCACTTCAAAAACGGCTCCAACAGAAGACCGTGTCCCTCcacaaagaggaagaagattcagcagagagcccaaggaaGGATAAG GTTGCAGTGATTCCAGGACcaggcaagagaaagagagaccaaacAGAGGAGGAGCCCAGGGGAATCCCAAGCCGCAGCCTTCGGCGGGTCAAACCTAACCAAGAGTCCACAGCACCCAAA GTACTCTTCACAGGTGTGGTGGATGCCCGTGGAGAACGGGCGGTGCTGGCCCTGGGTGGGAGTCTGGCCAGCTCAGTGGCAGAGGCTTCCCACCTGGTGACTGATCGAGTCCGCCGCACGGTCAAGTTCCTGTGTGCCCTGGGGCGGGGGATCCCCATCCTCTCCCTGGACTGGCTGCACCAG TCCCGCAAGGCTGGTTGCTTCTTGCCCCCGGATGAATATGTGGTGGCTGATCCTGAGCAGGAGAAGAACTTTGGCTTCAGCCTTCGAGATGCCCTGAGCCGGGCTCGGGAGAGAAGGTTGCTAGAG GGCTATGAGATCCATGTGACCCCAGGAGTCCAGCCACCACCACCTCAAATGGGAGAGATCATCAGCTGCTGTGGAGGCACTGTCCTACCCAGCATGCCCCGCTCCTATAAG CCTCAGAGAGTTGTGATTACATGCTCCCAGGACTTCTCTCGATGCTCTATTCCATTTCGGGTTGGGCTGCCCATTCTCTCACCTGAGTTCCTGCTGACAGGAGTGCTGAAGCAGGAAGCCAAGCCAGAGGCCTTCATCCTCTCCACTTTGGAAATGTCATCCTCGTGA